Proteins found in one Deinococcus aerophilus genomic segment:
- a CDS encoding antitoxin, with product MTTAKVFQSGNSQAVRLPHEMRLDVSEVEITRHGDVLILRPVRREATLASAFDALAGIGDDFLPEGREQGETQEREAF from the coding sequence ATGACCACAGCCAAGGTCTTTCAGAGCGGCAACTCCCAGGCCGTTCGCCTGCCTCACGAAATGCGGCTGGATGTCAGCGAGGTGGAGATCACCCGTCACGGTGACGTGCTGATCCTCAGGCCTGTCAGGCGGGAAGCCACCCTCGCTTCCGCCTTTGACGCCCTGGCTGGAATTGGTGATGATTTCCTCCCAGAAGGCCGTGAGCAAGGAGAGACTCAGGAGCGCGAGGCATTTTGA
- a CDS encoding tetratricopeptide repeat protein, with translation MLKIHISHREQLKSGPVICTLEVSAGYLLAWTGIHRLGSVPSKHGSAQQLVAARRLGKFRSPVVLNHGRNMNRSVTGSVVWLSLSLWGWGQAQTPTDVKSCDSLYTCAAQYLSGSGAAGAGNAGAGGGTASGAGGGSGGRSGVGSGNAPAAFYYGDSRVIMPLEDHLDELQAERLVLCRPDASAQAPKDFAAALAQADAAAYAKVPNAPEVKATLQQSSEDRNLATAAAGMRSGRPQAALAALLAVYQRHPQAPDVLVNVAATLNSLGLPALSLAFLQQAEGLKVPYASPLGWDGRAIALNNRGYALLLLGRWKEAQTVLQDAVKREPLLSEAKRNLAWALLCQNLDQQAAQQYRLGLRRAPSTAQANQTDMPLEQLPPGTTPPLETLTVRRESLALFDLSKGKKGKLPDLKIPDNSQTAAEMQQAFLEKVMRESEQEITLALRRDGLQAEAEIRLNAYTNPVSKQRAEDLLYAIEMVNFEPAVQKAYRQMTVAHDELLDAVGKAPVSDAVLTRMYEILGTQEQAKALPLIHAMCLPEFEAHYNKIEARVHNYDHDFRQYFSLAHQYRSALATNIQDAKVHAFADAIVQTELQSAFVTLMGAHVMAYATGVYREAVCLTAPSVAVSVTVSSAPEESTSACPDELKGLKVSLEWQMLNISMTCENVEITVATAGPLGAFTKVNKTFLGSTTVAIGVRAGVSVPVVQAGAGVEAGVYLTVDRAGELQDVGIQGAASAGLGLAHASGPLSVSKDVAGVGAGVTLGLVSGIHLN, from the coding sequence ATGCTGAAAATCCACATCAGCCACCGTGAGCAGTTGAAATCCGGACCGGTCATCTGCACACTGGAGGTCTCTGCGGGCTATCTCCTCGCTTGGACAGGCATCCACCGGTTGGGCTCAGTGCCTTCCAAGCACGGCTCGGCTCAACAGCTCGTTGCCGCGCGGCGTCTTGGCAAGTTCCGCTCACCTGTTGTGTTGAACCACGGGAGGAATATGAACCGTTCGGTGACCGGGTCTGTGGTGTGGCTCAGCCTATCGCTCTGGGGCTGGGGACAGGCGCAAACGCCTACAGATGTGAAGTCCTGTGACTCCCTTTACACCTGCGCTGCGCAGTACCTGAGCGGCTCGGGAGCGGCTGGAGCAGGGAATGCTGGAGCAGGCGGCGGCACAGCGAGCGGTGCTGGCGGCGGCAGCGGCGGCCGAAGTGGCGTGGGATCTGGAAACGCACCCGCTGCGTTCTATTACGGCGATTCCCGGGTGATCATGCCACTGGAAGACCATCTCGACGAATTGCAGGCAGAACGCCTGGTTCTGTGCCGTCCTGACGCGTCAGCTCAAGCTCCGAAAGACTTTGCAGCAGCACTGGCGCAAGCGGACGCAGCGGCGTACGCCAAGGTTCCCAATGCTCCTGAGGTCAAAGCGACACTTCAGCAGTCCAGCGAGGACCGCAATCTCGCCACAGCGGCCGCCGGCATGCGCAGTGGCCGCCCTCAGGCCGCGCTGGCAGCGTTGTTGGCGGTCTATCAGCGCCATCCCCAAGCTCCAGATGTCCTGGTTAACGTGGCGGCAACGCTGAACAGCCTGGGGCTTCCGGCGTTGAGTCTTGCCTTCTTGCAGCAGGCCGAGGGACTCAAGGTGCCTTATGCCAGCCCTCTGGGCTGGGACGGGCGGGCCATCGCGCTGAACAATCGTGGTTACGCCCTCTTGTTGCTGGGGCGCTGGAAAGAAGCACAAACGGTTCTGCAAGACGCCGTCAAACGGGAACCGCTGCTCTCCGAAGCGAAAAGGAATCTGGCGTGGGCCCTGTTGTGTCAAAATCTGGACCAGCAGGCGGCCCAGCAGTACCGCCTCGGCCTGCGCCGCGCCCCCAGCACAGCGCAGGCAAATCAGACCGACATGCCCCTAGAGCAGCTTCCGCCGGGCACAACGCCGCCGCTGGAAACGCTGACCGTCCGTCGGGAGTCGCTGGCACTTTTCGATCTGAGCAAAGGCAAGAAAGGCAAGCTGCCTGACCTGAAAATTCCGGACAACTCCCAGACGGCAGCGGAGATGCAACAGGCTTTTCTTGAAAAGGTCATGCGCGAAAGTGAACAGGAAATCACGTTGGCCCTGCGGCGTGATGGCCTGCAGGCCGAAGCAGAAATCCGCTTGAATGCATATACCAATCCAGTCTCAAAACAGCGTGCCGAGGACCTGCTCTATGCCATAGAGATGGTGAACTTCGAGCCGGCAGTCCAAAAAGCCTACCGTCAAATGACGGTGGCCCATGATGAGCTGTTAGACGCGGTTGGCAAAGCCCCTGTCAGTGATGCCGTCCTCACGCGGATGTACGAGATTCTGGGCACGCAGGAACAGGCAAAAGCCCTGCCTCTGATTCATGCCATGTGTTTGCCTGAGTTTGAAGCCCATTACAACAAGATCGAAGCGCGGGTCCACAATTACGACCACGACTTCAGGCAGTATTTCAGTCTGGCCCACCAGTACCGTTCAGCACTGGCCACGAACATCCAGGATGCCAAGGTCCATGCATTTGCTGATGCCATCGTTCAAACGGAGCTCCAATCGGCCTTCGTGACGCTCATGGGCGCGCATGTCATGGCCTACGCCACGGGTGTTTACCGTGAAGCGGTCTGTCTGACTGCGCCCAGTGTGGCAGTCTCGGTGACCGTATCCAGTGCTCCTGAGGAAAGCACCAGTGCGTGCCCGGATGAACTCAAAGGCCTGAAGGTCAGCTTGGAATGGCAGATGCTGAACATCAGCATGACCTGTGAAAACGTGGAGATCACCGTGGCCACCGCCGGGCCGCTCGGCGCTTTTACCAAAGTCAACAAGACCTTTCTCGGCAGCACGACCGTTGCCATCGGGGTCCGGGCAGGCGTGAGTGTTCCGGTTGTTCAGGCGGGCGCAGGAGTAGAGGCGGGCGTCTACCTCACGGTGGACCGTGCTGGAGAATTGCAAGATGTCGGGATCCAGGGAGCCGCGTCAGCTGGACTCGGCCTGGCGCATGCCTCCGGCCCACTGTCGGTCTCCAAAGATGTGGCGGGCGTTGGTGCTGGCGTTACGCTGGGTCTGGTGAGCGGCATTCACCTGAATTGA
- the vapC gene encoding type II toxin-antitoxin system tRNA(fMet)-specific endonuclease VapC encodes MTPPLRYLLDTNICIYIIKNRPAAVRARFDGLRPGEVGLSAVTEAELLHGVYKSARVDHNLAAVLDFASQLVVLPFDSQVTEAYGRVRAGLEKIGQPIGPLDFQIAATALAHGLILVTNNTREFARVPGLKLEDWTQ; translated from the coding sequence TTGACCCCGCCGCTGCGCTACCTGCTCGACACCAACATCTGTATCTACATCATCAAGAACAGGCCAGCAGCGGTCCGGGCACGGTTTGACGGCTTGCGTCCCGGTGAGGTGGGCCTGAGCGCCGTCACGGAGGCCGAGCTGCTGCACGGGGTCTATAAAAGTGCGCGCGTGGACCACAATCTTGCCGCCGTGCTGGACTTCGCCTCACAGCTGGTGGTGCTGCCCTTCGATTCGCAGGTCACGGAGGCCTACGGGCGCGTTCGGGCCGGATTGGAAAAGATCGGGCAGCCCATCGGGCCCCTGGATTTCCAGATCGCGGCCACGGCGCTGGCCCACGGCTTGATCCTGGTCACCAACAACACCCGCGAGTTCGCACGGGTGCCGGGCCTGAAGCTTGAGGACTGGACGCAGTGA
- a CDS encoding DUF3006 domain-containing protein translates to MARPHEELGICYVVVDGIEGTLARVELPDGTTEDWRLAGLPRGVKEGDVVRIDVQGGDVEMEIDHEQTDRRHALGQRQLDALNAGGPDGEIDL, encoded by the coding sequence ATGGCCAGGCCACACGAGGAATTGGGCATCTGTTATGTCGTCGTCGATGGAATCGAGGGCACGCTCGCGCGGGTGGAACTGCCCGACGGCACCACCGAGGACTGGCGCCTGGCGGGTCTGCCCAGGGGCGTCAAGGAAGGGGATGTGGTCCGCATCGACGTGCAGGGTGGAGACGTGGAGATGGAGATCGACCATGAACAGACCGACCGCCGCCACGCCCTGGGCCAGCGTCAGCTCGATGCGCTGAATGCGGGCGGTCCCGACGGGGAGATCGACCTGTGA
- a CDS encoding IS1 family transposase has translation PTPYLGAVCHTDRLAAYKGVVFGARHVTGGTRHIERFNATLRLRVAHLVRQSLSFSRQQAHPELLIWMFIPRYNASLR, from the coding sequence CCCACTCCCTATCTCGGTGCGGTCTGTCACACAGACCGCCTGGCAGCCTATAAAGGCGTGGTTTTTGGCGCACGGCACGTCACTGGTGGCACACGGCACATCGAGCGGTTCAATGCCACGTTGCGCCTGCGGGTGGCGCATCTGGTGCGCCAGAGCCTGTCGTTCAGTCGCCAGCAGGCGCATCCCGAGCTCCTGATCTGGATGTTCATTCCCCGCTACAACGCGTCATTGCGCTGA